The stretch of DNA GTTTGGGGTCGCTGGCTCCCGGCTTGATGGCTGGAGCGATTAAGAAAAATGTCGTCGGTATGGCGCAAATGTTCATCACGGGTGAAAATCCTGACGAAGCTTTGCCGGTTTTAAAGAAAGCGCGCAAAAACAAAATGACCTTCACCGTGGATATTCTTGGTGAAGCCATTCTTTCGGAAAAAGAAGCACAAGACTACACGAACAAATACGTCGAGTTGGTGAACTGGCTGGCGAAGGACGCCGAAAAGTGGGACGAAGTTCCGCAAATTGATCGCGATCACGAAGGTGCCATGCCGAAAGTGAATGTCTCGGTTAAGATGACGGCACTTTATTCACAGATCAAAGACACAGCTTGGGATGAAACCAAAGCCATCTTGAAAGATCGCATGCGCCCCGTATTCCGCTTGGGAATGCAAAAAGGCGTATTCATCAATCTGGATATGGAACAGTACTCTGTCAAACATTTGACTTTGGAAGTTTTCACCGAGCTGATCAACGAGCCTGAATTCAGAAATTACAAATACTTCGGTATCGTGATTCAAGCTTATCTTCGCGATTCTTTCGAAGACTGCAAAATGTTGACAGACTTCGCGAAAACCCGCGGCACGCCCTTCTGGGTTCGTCTGGTGAAGGGGGCCTACTGGGATTACGAAACGATTGAGGCCGAGCAACGAGGCTGGCCAGTTCCGGTTTATACCAACAAAGCCGAGTCCGATGCGAACTACGAAGTGTGCGCAAAATACTTCCTGGAAAATATCAAATACATCCGCCCGGCTTTTGCGTCTCATAACGTTCGCACTATCGCGGCCTGCATGATTTACGCGGAAAAATTGAACATCCCGAAAGAGGCTTTGGAATTCCAAATGCTTTACGGAATGGCCGAACCGATTAAAAAAACCATCGTAGATATGGGTTATCGCATGCGTGAATACGCGCCCGTCGGCGAATTGATTCCAGGCATGGCTTATCTTGTCCGCCGTTTGCTGGAAAACTCTTCGAATGAGTCCTGGTTGCGTGGAAAATTCGCAGACAACAAAACCACCGCAGAACTTTTAAAAGATCCGGCACAGGGTTTGACGCCGACGTCGCCGATGATCGCGAAGAAGCCCGGCAAGTTCTATAACGAACCCCTTCTGGATTTTGCTGTCAAAGCAGATCGCGAAAAAATGCTAAAAGCTTTAAGCGAGATGAAAGCGTCTTTGCCTGTGACGGTTCCTGTTGTGATCAACAACAAAGAGCTTCGTACAGATAAAAATTTCGATCGCGTAAATCCGTCGGAGTCTTCTCAGATCATCGGTAAGATCAACATGGCTTCCATCGAACATGCAGAACAGGCAATGCAAGCCGCGCAAACAGCTTACAAAACCTGGAAGACTGTTCCTTGCGAACAACGTGCAGCGATGGTGGATAAACTGGCCGACCTCATGGTTCGCGACAAGTTCAAGCTTATTGCGACGCAAGTGATGGAAGTGGGGAAACCTTGGGCCGAAGCTGATGGCGACGTCGCCGAAGCGATCGACTTCTGCCGTTACTATGCCCGTGATATGCGTCACCTGCAAAAGCCCTTGCGCGTAGGCGGTCTGCCTGGAGAGCTTTCTCACTACATCTATAAATCTCGTGGTGTGACTGCGGTTATTGCTCCTTGGAACTTTCCTTTGGCCATTTTGGCCGGCATGGTGACTGCGGCGGCGGTGACTGGAAATACTGTTGTGATGAAACCCGCAGAACAATCTTCAGTCGTTGCTTACGGGTTGATGAAACTTGTGCAAGAAGCCGGCTTCCCGACAGGCGTGATTAACTTCCTTCCTGGTTACGGCGAAGAAGTGGGCGAATACATTGTGAACCACAAATTCACGACAACCATCGCTTTCACCGGTTCAAAAGCCGTGGGTCTACATATCCTTAACAAAGCCTCTTATGTTCAACCGGGTCAAACCCACGTCAAAAGATGCATCATCGAGATGGGCGGTAAAAACGCGGTCATCATCGACAACGATGCCGACTTGGATGAAGCGGTAGACGGCGTCTTGTATTCTGCTTTCGGCTTCAGTGGACAGAAGTGTTCAGCGGCCAGCCGCGTGATCGTGCTTGATGACGTGTACGACCGCTTCACAGATCGCCTGGTCGAAGCGGCAAAATCCATTTCGGTATTGGCTGCGGATAATCCAAAAGCCTACATGGGCCCGGTCGTCGACAAAGAAGCTTATGATCGCATTCTTGGCACAATTGCCGAGAACGAAAAAACTCATAAACTGCTTTTCAAAGGCCAGGCTCCGGCGACAGGATTCTTTGTGCCACCGACAATCTTCGGCGAGGTACCGGGCGATTCGAAGCTGGCTCAGAATGAAATCTTCGGCCCTGTGGTCGCTGTGATTCGTGCGAAAAATCTGGATCAGGCCCTTGAGATTGCGAACAGCACCGAGTACGCACTTACTGGTGGTCTATTCTCAAGAAGTCCCGCGAATATCGCGCGCGTGAAGGAAGAGTTTGAAGTCGGGAACTTGTACATCAACCGGGGCATTACGGGCGCCATGGTCGACCGTCATCCGTTTGGTGGTTTCAAAATGTCTGGCATCGGCTCAAAAACCGGCGGACCTGATTACTTGAAGCAGTATATGGAACCGGCAGCGGTGACAGAAAATACTCTTCGTCGCGGTTTTGCTCCCGCCGAAGACTAGTTTGGCAGAAACTCATCCAAAACCAAAAAGGCTTCGTAGAGATACGAAGCCTTTTTTTATTTAAGACCCTCAGATAGCGACATCGTCCACGCGCCACATTTCGACTTTATTGCGAAGGCGCGCATTGATCGCAGCGATTATTTCCGAGGCTTTTTGTGTCCCTGAATCATAGGTGCTATGCGCATCGGAAACCAAAATGACTTCAAAACCAGCGTCAATCGACTTCTCACAATTGGTGAGTATGCAGTACTCACTTTGCAACCCAGCGATGATAAGCTTTTTGATGCCGATTTGTTTGAGGCGTTTTTCCAGGTCATTTCCGGCGTAAGCACTGCCCTCGGCTTTCTGTAGAACCATGTCTCCCATGACAACTTCCAACTCGGGATGAATCAACCATCCGCGGGTGCGAGGCTCGTCAGATTCACCAACACTGCCATTATTTTGAACAAAGATGACTTGGGTCCCCGAGGCACGCGCCAAAGACAGCAACTTTTTTAAGCGTTCCAGCAGTTCTTCTGCCTGATAAACCGGGTTTGGGGGAGCAAACATGTGCACTTGAGCATCAATAATCATTAAAGCTGTGCCTTCGTTCATAACGACCCCAAAAAGAACAAAACCCACGGTATTTCTACCGTGGGTTATTCATTTAAAAAGAAAAATAGAGGTGAGAACATCATGCTCCCCGAGACCTTCCGTGGTATCACCCCTCCCGTAGAAATGATTGCAACACAACAATATCAGCATTGCAAGAGCCTAATTTCAGTTTTTTTAAGAATTTTATTGGAATCTTCGAACAAGTGAATGCAAAAAACAAAAAGCCTGTCGTCGACAGGCTTTTTTGAATCTTTATTATGTTCAACTTTAGAAGTCTGAGATTTTATCAGCCAGCTCTGCAAAATCGATAAATGGGTTTCTGTTCCCTTGCGCTTTAAAGATCTCGTTGTTTCTTCGGATCTCTTCTTCATCAACAGGATCTTCATTGTGCCATTTACGAAGAATCACTTCTTCACGCTCATCAATAGGAAGATCATAGCGGATCGAGAAATAAAACAATGCGCGGGCCACGTTGCCTTTGTGAGCCGTTGGTGGTTCGAAAACCTCGTCAGATCCTGCCGTGCCCAAGCCATAACGTGAAGCCGGACATTTTAAATCCATCAAGTCCTTAGAAACTTCACCAAAAGGATTGTTACCGCGAATCGAGTTCAACTGTGAATCTGTTGGGAAAAGATGATGTAGATCAGACTTTTGAACTTCATCAGGGAATCTGCGCGTGAAATGACTTTGTGGCCATGTGTGTTCGACATTGATCACACCGTTGTCAGGAATACGACCCGGTGCCGGAGGTGTGCCACGGAAATCGGCGCGTGTTTTTTCTTTGTCACAATAAACGTCACGAACCGCGTAGCCATTGCCATCTTTAACTAAATAGTAGTTTCCAAGAAGGAAAACTCGGGCGGCGCCGTAACCGATCGCGCTGTGAGCATAACACTTGCCTTGCCCCTGACAGCTCTTCACGATGAGGTCCAAGTCACCGGCACGTTGTACGTGGTAGCTTCTTAGAA from Bdellovibrio sp. ArHS encodes:
- the pruA gene encoding L-glutamate gamma-semialdehyde dehydrogenase, whose amino-acid sequence is MNDIQSQIVARGEEIMKRMEGQSKASIFSKDFWYGSIMEWSMKNEKFKTNMFRFVDVLPSINSGDEVARHLKEYFAEDGGKLPPVFNVGLGLGSLAPGLMAGAIKKNVVGMAQMFITGENPDEALPVLKKARKNKMTFTVDILGEAILSEKEAQDYTNKYVELVNWLAKDAEKWDEVPQIDRDHEGAMPKVNVSVKMTALYSQIKDTAWDETKAILKDRMRPVFRLGMQKGVFINLDMEQYSVKHLTLEVFTELINEPEFRNYKYFGIVIQAYLRDSFEDCKMLTDFAKTRGTPFWVRLVKGAYWDYETIEAEQRGWPVPVYTNKAESDANYEVCAKYFLENIKYIRPAFASHNVRTIAACMIYAEKLNIPKEALEFQMLYGMAEPIKKTIVDMGYRMREYAPVGELIPGMAYLVRRLLENSSNESWLRGKFADNKTTAELLKDPAQGLTPTSPMIAKKPGKFYNEPLLDFAVKADREKMLKALSEMKASLPVTVPVVINNKELRTDKNFDRVNPSESSQIIGKINMASIEHAEQAMQAAQTAYKTWKTVPCEQRAAMVDKLADLMVRDKFKLIATQVMEVGKPWAEADGDVAEAIDFCRYYARDMRHLQKPLRVGGLPGELSHYIYKSRGVTAVIAPWNFPLAILAGMVTAAAVTGNTVVMKPAEQSSVVAYGLMKLVQEAGFPTGVINFLPGYGEEVGEYIVNHKFTTTIAFTGSKAVGLHILNKASYVQPGQTHVKRCIIEMGGKNAVIIDNDADLDEAVDGVLYSAFGFSGQKCSAASRVIVLDDVYDRFTDRLVEAAKSISVLAADNPKAYMGPVVDKEAYDRILGTIAENEKTHKLLFKGQAPATGFFVPPTIFGEVPGDSKLAQNEIFGPVVAVIRAKNLDQALEIANSTEYALTGGLFSRSPANIARVKEEFEVGNLYINRGITGAMVDRHPFGGFKMSGIGSKTGGPDYLKQYMEPAAVTENTLRRGFAPAED
- a CDS encoding isochorismatase family protein; this translates as MNEGTALMIIDAQVHMFAPPNPVYQAEELLERLKKLLSLARASGTQVIFVQNNGSVGESDEPRTRGWLIHPELEVVMGDMVLQKAEGSAYAGNDLEKRLKQIGIKKLIIAGLQSEYCILTNCEKSIDAGFEVILVSDAHSTYDSGTQKASEIIAAINARLRNKVEMWRVDDVAI
- a CDS encoding endonuclease codes for the protein MKLLKLIKSVIVLTLLSVCVANAAQTTVIPYYGEEFYRDLKAGISNKDLQTRLKAVLRSYHVQRAGDLDLIVKSCQGQGKCYAHSAIGYGAARVFLLGNYYLVKDGNGYAVRDVYCDKEKTRADFRGTPPAPGRIPDNGVINVEHTWPQSHFTRRFPDEVQKSDLHHLFPTDSQLNSIRGNNPFGEVSKDLMDLKCPASRYGLGTAGSDEVFEPPTAHKGNVARALFYFSIRYDLPIDEREEVILRKWHNEDPVDEEEIRRNNEIFKAQGNRNPFIDFAELADKISDF